CAATAAACACGGCCATTTACATATGTATCACTAATGCCGTAACTAGTAGCAACTGATGTACTTACTGCTCGCCTTGTTCTAGCTCTCGCTTGAGCTGATTCGTGACTTGCTAATACCGTTTTATCTAGTTCCTCTGAATGATTGCTTGCAATATCTAAGTAAACTTTGCTTCCTTGAGGTTTAGATTCCTCTTGTATATTATCAGCATTGTCTTTATTTACTTCCTGAGCAACTTGCTCACTTTGGTTCTCCGTGCTATCAGTAGCCCATGCCCAGGTCAAGTTAAAGCAGCTTAACATAATTATTACAAGCAAAATACTTCCTAGTCGTTTCTTAATCATATCATTCCCCTTCTAAATATTCCATCTATAAAGCAATAAAAATGTGCATTGTCATGCATAAAAATTGTACTTAACTTAATATACCCATACTTGCTTATGATAAACACTTGTAATATCAATTTTCTTATGCATAACGTATACTCATAATTCTGCGATAATTTCTAGAAATCGGATAAAAAAAAGAGGGCTGATTTTCCCTCTTAAAATATCTTGAATTTATCTCTTGTAGCTAGGCTCTGCTAGTGCTATAGGATTCGGATTTTTAACCACCCATGTAACTGCAAGCTCGCAAATTCGGTCTAATATAGAATTAGGAGTTCCTTGAGCTTTGATTTCTGATATTAGTGTGTTAAGCTCTGCAAGTTCATCATCTGAAAGCGCTGTTCCTAGAGTAAAATATCCAGGAAGTGCATCAGCCATCTTTCTATATTCCCTATCCCAGTTGATTCCACCATTTCTGTAGAACTCATCACCTATACGCCCACCAATTCGTATAAGCTCTCCCTGCACGGTCTTTGCTGGTCCAGATGACGGAACAAGATAGTCCCAAAGATAGTTAAACTTCTTTTTCCACGTTCCTTCGCAAGGAATTATTGGTGAAACTCCATCGTGTACTACCCTTCTTGCTACAGGCTCTACTGCAAAAAGCTTGTATATTTTTTGAAGAGCACTGTCAATTTCTTCGATATTTTCTTTTTTGAAACTATCTCTGTGAAATTCAAAGTCTTCACCCATCTTTCTTACACTGTCCTGCATTTCCGGTGTGGTTGAAACTCCAGCATTAAGTAGAATCTCTGCAATATCAAGCATAGGAATGATATAGATTCCTCCACAATTCATCAAAGCATAACTAAGCGCGTCCCTTCCCATATCATCCTTAGCAAAAACATCCGCTCCATTATCAACTAGGAACTTTACCGTATCCACATGATGATAATCTGCTGCGTTGTGAAGTGCCGTCGTTCCGTATTTACTAGCTTTGTCTATATCCCCTCCAAGCTCATAGTAGACTTTCACCATGTCATCTCCATATGTCGCATGTGCACATAATGGGGTATTTTCATAATAGTCCAGAACATTCACATCAAGCCCTTGCTCAATCAGCCATCTTGCAAATTCCTCATTAATATCTCTGTGGTGAAGAGCCGTTCTAAGACCAAAGCGACCATCGTAATATGCATTAAGCTCACACTTTTCGTAGATGGCTTTGAATGCTTCAAAATCCTTCGTCTTAAGAACCTCTTCAAAATTATCCGGTAGGGAAACCCTCTTCTTCTTTGCCATAGTATATCTCCTAAAATAATCTGACTTTATTTTGATTATATCAAAAATACTTGGTTTTTTAAAGTTTATCAATATAAAACGAGGAGATAGCCCTCGCCATCCCCTCGAATTAATTTATTGAATTAAAAGCTTATATCGCTTACTTAACTCTTTTTCTGATCACTAGCACTGTCATCATTGTTGATGCGAATGCTAAAAGCATAATCATATGTACTAGTCCAGAAGCATCTCCTGTGTTTACAACTTTATTATTTGTAATTGCACTTCCGTTAGCTGCGCCTTTGTTTGATGAAGCTGCTGCAGGTGGAACTACAGGCTGTACTGGATTAGCTACAAACTCCCAGCTTCCAACAAAGTGTAAATCTGCACCATTTACAGTTGCTGATTCAGGGTTCCAACCTCTGAATATCCACTTACCACCTGCAACCTCGATTTCTCTGTAACGGTTTCCTAAGAAAACAACTCTCTGATCTGGAAGATCATAAATAGTGTGTGGAAGGAATCTTGTAACATCGTAAGGTAGTTCCATACCTGGTGTTATTGACTTATACTCATGAGTAGCCTTATATGTCACTGGAGCTGCATTTATTGTGAACGCAGTCTCAACTCTACCATCCCTTGTTTCAACCTCAAGAGTATGATTTCCTGGAGCTAGTGTGTTTAGGTAATTCCTCTTAAGATTTAGGATAATGCTTCCCTCTTCAGTCTCATAATTTGAGCTATCGATAACTGCTCCATCAACCTTAACATTAAGAAGTCTGCTTAGGATTGAGTTGCTGATGTAGTAAGTCGCCTTATCTGAAACATTCTTGGTATATGTTAGCTTACCATCTTCAATCTCAACATTATTATCCTTGTTGAGTTCTCTGTTTGGCTTGATTGTCATAGTTCCTAGAACATGAATCTTAAGCTTAACTGGCTTTGCTCCACCTGTTGTATCCCAAGGTGTTGCAGTAGCTGTAACAGTTCCCTTCTGAAGACCTGTTATCTTGTGAAGGAATGTTGGAAGCGCACCAGTAACTCCTGATGACTCTACTACTTCTTCATTATCAACAATTCCTGGCTGATCGAATGTCCAATCAAATCTCTGCTCTGAAGGTCTAACTGGGTCAAAAGTGAAGTTAAGACTCTTTGTTTCTCCAACCTTTAAAACAACTTCCTCTTCCTCTGGTGTTGCTGAAACCATAGGATTCTTATACTCAAGCTTAACATCTATTATCTTGAATACATTTGGGTTTGCCTTGCTTGTAACCTTGAACTTAGCTGTGCCAGCCTTTACAGGAATGATACCGTTCTTAAATAGCTCCATATATGTAGCAATTTCTGGTGTTAGAGCTTCCCAAGTTACCTCAGTGTTTGATGCATTAGCTGGCTTAGGAAGGATCTTATAATTATCTGTTCCTTCACCTTCTATGATACCAACAAAGTAGCTTCCACTTGTCTTGCTTGACCAGCTTCCTGCCAGGTTGTTCCATGCATTAATCCTATATGTTGTTGGAAGTTTTACATCAAAGTCAGTCATTGCAATTGGCTTAATCTTTGCCTTGAAGTATACCTTTTCGTTAGGGAATTCCTCAAGTGTTGCTGTAAATGTAGCTTCATGATCTACAGTAATCCAAAATGCTCCGTTGAATACACGGCTTGTTGCACCGTTGCTGACATTCCATTTAATCTTGTTCTTCTCAACGTCTACATACTGACCGTTCTTCTTAACCTGTACCTTGAGTGAATGAGGTCCCTGCCTGTCTGTTTCAAAGACCTTTGTCATATCCCAAGTTGTTCCGTCAATTATAATTTTTGGCTCTGGTTTTTCCTCAGACTTAGCCTTTACAGTTACTGTCATAGTATCTGCAAGCTCATTTGGTGTCTCTATTCTAATTGTTGTTGTTCCAGGTGACTTAGCCGTAAATTTTACGCTATCATCGCTATTATCAACACCAACAATTCTATCATTATCTATGTTGAAGAAGAACATACCAAAGCTCTTTGCTGATTCCCAGTTTGCTGGCTGATATTTTAACTTATCTAGTGGAACGCTGTATTTGTCTCCAACCTTTAGCTCTAAGTTCTTGATTGAGCTATCAATAGTGAATGCCTGATTGTACTCGCTATCGAACTCGACACCATCAACTGAATACTTGATAGCTATGCTATCACCGTTATTTATTGCAACTTCACCAGATGCAAGTCCAGATTTGTTCATCATCTGACCTAGACCTACATTTGTGCTTGCTCCATTTAGGAAATTATACCATCCTGAGAAATCATCAGTTGAGTTTCTTCCGTTCTTTGTTACCCTGGACAAGATATTCAATTTTTCCTTTAGTCCCGCGATACTTTTGAAACCCTTGTTTCCACTTAGCTCATATGCGATATTTGATGCGCCAAGCTCCCTCTTGATTGCATCTAGCACGCTTTCGCCGTAATTAACGGTAATCTGCTTATTTAGAATCTCATTCTTAGCTGTATTTGGTATGCTTTTGTTAGAACCAAAATCATCTTTGAGATCCTTTAGTGCTGTTTTGTTGGCAATTGTTAGGTTCACAGTAATTGGTGCATTTGATCCGCTCTCCGCATATACCTTATCCATGCTAGATGGAACTACCATGGTAAACAGCATTGCGAAGGCTACCAAAAACACACTAATTTTCTTGAACCAGTGTTTTTCTGACATCTTTGTCATCTTCTGCTTCCTTTCTTTACTATAACGATTTGTAATAACTTGATGTATGTATGAATATGTAAATATTATTACCGTATTTACTTTGCAGGCTCTGTTTTGCTTACTTTGGCTTCATTAGGATGTTTATTCGCCATAAAATCAAAAAAGAACGAATCACATAAGCAACCCGTTTTACTATTTTATACTTTTATGAAATGCTTCCATACCACGTCAAAGCAATTCTCGCAAAGAGGTACCTGACTTAGCCTTTGGTCAATCATAAGTAGTTAGCATCTAGTAAATTACGGAAATGACTGAAACGCCTTGGCATCACAGTGGCGGGACCGTACCGAAATTTCACCGGTTTCCCCTCTTAATTGGCCTACAATTATAAATTGCAAATATTAATTTGTCATATATATATTATATTTTTTGCCATAAAATGTCAATCTTTAAAGAAAAATAGGCCCAAGATTTTTGGTCTTGGGCCCATTTGTTTGTAAAACATTATTCTTTAGAAAACGAATTGTGCTTATAGAAGCTCTTTTTTAATATCTCAGCAGTTAGTGCATATATTAGCGAAACTCCAAGTAGAGCAACCAGTAACATAATAGGCAAGCTAATCAATCCTAAATAGATATTTACTGGGCTATATATGATCAGTATCAAAGCTAATGCTACACCTGCTATTGCAACCAATA
The nucleotide sequence above comes from Eubacterium sulci ATCC 35585. Encoded proteins:
- a CDS encoding ankyrin, whose amino-acid sequence is MAKKKRVSLPDNFEEVLKTKDFEAFKAIYEKCELNAYYDGRFGLRTALHHRDINEEFARWLIEQGLDVNVLDYYENTPLCAHATYGDDMVKVYYELGGDIDKASKYGTTALHNAADYHHVDTVKFLVDNGADVFAKDDMGRDALSYALMNCGGIYIIPMLDIAEILLNAGVSTTPEMQDSVRKMGEDFEFHRDSFKKENIEEIDSALQKIYKLFAVEPVARRVVHDGVSPIIPCEGTWKKKFNYLWDYLVPSSGPAKTVQGELIRIGGRIGDEFYRNGGINWDREYRKMADALPGYFTLGTALSDDELAELNTLISEIKAQGTPNSILDRICELAVTWVVKNPNPIALAEPSYKR